Within Fusobacterium sp. SYSU M8D902, the genomic segment TATTCCTAAAGCTATTCCAATAATAGCTGCCAAAGCTGTTGTTCCAACTGAGAATGCTAGTCCATCCAAGATATACTTATATCTCTCCCCTCCAATAAAAATCTCTTTTAACAGTGTTAAGTATTCCATTGTTCCTCCTTAAATATATTATATAAATTTATTTTTTTATAAAAAAAATACAGACACGAAAATGTCTGTATTACATACTAAAATAAAACTTAACTTCAAATACTTAATAAATATTTAAAAGTCATCAACTCTATGCTCATAAAGATATATCTCAATATCTCTAATCTTTTCAAGAAGATAAATGTAATTCAGTCAATTTCAAAGACAAGGTAACTATATTATTTTGTTGTTTATTTTTCCTTATCCTTAAATTCCTTAACATTTACTCTTCCTCCTTTTGTTTTAATTTTCTTGATTATACTCTAATTTTTTTTAATTGTCAATATTTTTTTTGTTATATTCTTCCAAAGCTCTTCTTAGGACTATCATTGCATTCTCTATATCATCAATATTAGTACAGAATGAGAATCTTACCTCTTGTTCTCCTCTTCCCTCTGTTTGATAGAATCCTGGCCCTGGTGCTATGAGAATAGTTTTACCATCATAGGAATAATCAGTCAATAACCATTTAGCAAACTTCTCTGCATTATCAATAGGAAGTTTAGCAAAGATATAGAAAGCTCCCTCAGGTTTTGAACACACTACACCTGGAATTTTTTGTAAATATCCAAATAGAAGATCTCTCCTACTCTTGTATTTTAATTTAACATCTTCCAAGTAGCTATCCATTGTATTGATAAGATTTGCAGCAGCATGTTGTTCTATAGTTGAAACACAAAGTCTAGCTTGACAAAACTTCAAAATATAGTTCATAAGCTCATGGTTTTTACTAGCAATAAGTCCAATTCTCGCACCACAAGCACTATAATGTTTTGAAATACTATCAACTAGTATAACTCTATCCTTTAGATCATCCATCTTCATAATTGAAGTATAATCTATATTATCATAGACAAACTGCCTATAAACTTCATCAGCTATTATATATAAATTATGTTTTTTAGCTATCTCTCCTATCATTAGAATCTCTTCTTTTGTATATACAGTTCCTGTTGGATTGACAGGATTAGAAAACATAATTGCTCTTGTTTTTGGTGTTATTAATTTTTCAATTTCCTCTTGAGTTGGTAAATGAAAACTATTCTCTATTGTTGTGGGTATAGCTCTAACCTTTGCTCCTGCAAATGTAGAGAAACTCGAATAGTTAGAGTAAAAAGGTTCAGGTATTAATACCTCATCTCCCTCATTACAAATAGCCATTAAAACAAATAATATAGCTTCACTTCCACCCTGAGTTATCAATATATCCTCTTCATCAATGTCTATTCCACTAAGTTTATAACTTTTTACAAAACTCTCCCTTAATTTTAATATCCCCTTTGAATCTGAGTATGTAACTATTTTCTCTTTATAATTATTTAATCCTTCAAAAAAAGAATCTGGAGTAACTATATTAGGTTGTCCTATATTTAGTCTATATACTTTGATTCCCCTTTTCTCTGCTTCATCAGCAAGAGGAATTAATTTTCTTATTGGAGAAAAATTCATCTCTAAAGCTCTATTTGATATTTTCATAAACATCCCTCTTTCCTAAATATTTTTAATTTATTTATTCATTCTATCATATCTTAAAAAAAAATTCAAAATATTTATTATAAATTCATAATATTTTCATAAAAAAATACACTCAAAACTTTCAAACTAAGTTTCAAGTGTATTAAATACTTAACTATTTATTATATACATCTTCATCTAACATATGCTCACTCTTAGCTACATATATACTTGCAGCACTATCTCCAATTACATTTAGAGAAGTTACTAACATCTCAATTGGTCTATTAATAGCAAGTATCAATGAGTATGTCAATATAGCAGTATCATTTACATATCCAAGTCCTGATAAGATTGTAAATAACACTATTGCTCCTGCCCCTGGTGCAGCAGGTGTTCCAACTGAAGCTATAAGAGCTAAAATTCCAATAATAAATATATTTGATAGCCCTAGATCATATCCAGCTGTAGTTGCTACGAAAACAGCTGCAATAACTTGCATTATAGCTGTTCCATTCATATTTGTTGTCATTCCTAAAGGAAGAACGAAAGAGGCTATATCGCTATTTACTCCTAATTCCTCTACTGTTGTTTTCTTATTTAATGGTAATGTAGCAGCACTTGAAGATGTTGAGAATCCAAATAAAGCTACTTTTGCTGCTTTTTTTACAAAAGGTAATGGATTTAATTTAGTAGAAACTGCTATTAATATTGAATATCCAAATATAAGGAATAAAAATAGTGTAATAGTTGTAGATACAACATATATTAAAGCAGGTTTTAAATGCTCTACTCCATATGCAGCAAATGTTCTTGTCAATAGTACAAATATTGCTATTGGTCCAAAAACATTGATAACAAATGTTAAAAATTTAATTACAATATCATTTATCTCTTGTAAAAACCCTTTTACATATTTAGAATTTTCTCCTAGAGAGTTTATACATAATCCAGTAGAAACTGCCAAGAAAACAGTTGCTAGAACTCCACCATTTTGAGAAAAGGCAGCAAATATATTGTTTGGAACCATTTGAATTAACATAAGCAATGGATTACTTCCAGTTTTACCAGCTACAACATTTACTCCTGACTCTATGTGAATATTAAATGCCCCTGATAGATTTAAAGCCATTCCTACAAATCCAGCTAAGATTAAAGCAAATATAGATGAAACTAAGAAGAATCCCAATGTTTTATATGAAATACGTCCCAATTTTCTAGTGTCACTTATATGACATATTGCAAGTGTTATTGAAGTATATACCATTGGTATAATTACAAGTTGTAACGAATTTATGAAAAGTTGTCCCACTATATAGAAAAGTCCTAAAGCTTTTTCTCCACCCTTAGCACTAATGTCTTGGAATAGTAAAAAGTTTATAAATTTCCAAGTTGGACTATTTACTCCCAATCTCTCTCTTAAAAAAATACATAAAAATCCAGCAAGTATACCTAACACCAAAGCTATACTCATCTTAATAGCAAGTGTATTAGTATTTTTTTTCATTATCATTTCCTCCTAATATTATATTATTTTAAAAACTTCTAACAGTTATTATAAGATAAATTAGGAGTTATGTCAAAGATTTTTTTCACAAAATTGACACATTATTTAGCTAATGAAAATAATTTTTGAGTGTATTCATTTGTTATAGTAATTTCATCAGAATTTTTAATTCTTTCTATTATCTCTCCTCTATATATCACTAAAATTGAATCACAGAGAGATTCGATAACTTCTAAATTATGTGAAATTATTAAATAGGATATATTTTTTTCAACCTTTATCTTTTTTAAGAGATTTAGAATTTGGATTTGAGTAGATTTATCTAGGCTACTTGTAGGCTCATCTAAAATTAACAATTTAGGTTCTGACAGCAACGCTCTCGCTATACATATTCTCTGTACCTGTCCACCACTAAATTGCTTTGGATATTTTTCTAAGCTCTCTTTTTCTAGGCCAACTTCTAATAAAATTTTACTAATTTTATCAATATCTTTTGTAACATCTCCCAAAATATTTTTAATTTTTCTATACGGATTCAATGCTCCTACACTATTTTGGAATATTATTTGTATCATATTTCTATTATTTTTAAAAAACTCTTTATTCAAAAGCTTATTATATAGATATATCTCTCCTCTATCTTGTTTTTCTAGTCCTACAAGCACCTTAGCCAACGTAGTTTTACCATTTCCACTCTCACCTATTATTCCAATACTACTATCCTCTAAGATTTTAAAATTTATATCTTTGAGTACCTCTTTATCTCCATAACTTTTATAAAGATTTTCTACTGATAAAAGTATCTTTTTATCTAATTTCTCTAAATTTAAATCATTTTTTAAAAATTTATTATGTAGTAATTTTTTTGTATATTCATTTTTAGGAGAAAAGAGAACCTCATCTTTTCTCCCATATTCTACTATTTCTCCATTTTTCATTACACAGATATCATCAGATAAATCTGAAATAACTTTTAAGTCATGAGATATTACTATCATTGTTTTTTTCTCTTTTTTCTGTATATCATAAAGAAGTTTTAAAATCTCATTTTGTGTAATTGTATCTAAACTGCTAGTAAATTCATCAGCTATTATGAGTTTACTTTCCATAAGTAGAGCAAAAGCAATATTTATTCTCTGCAACATTCCTCCACTCAGCTCATAAGGATATAAATTTAAAACTGTTTCAGGATTATTTATCTTTACTCTTTTTAAAATTTTTATAGCTTTACTCTTTTTTTCACTATATGAAATATTTTCCATTAATTCATATAAATGGCTTTTTATCTTCATTAAAGGATTGAAAGCAGAATTAAAATCTTGTGGGATTAAAGCTACTTTATCAATATTTAATTCTAATTTTCCCTCTATACTCCACTTCTTATCAAGAATATTTAGTATACTAGAAATCAATGTCGTTTTTCCACTTCCACTTTTTCCAACAATTCCTAAAACCCGTCCCTCTTCCAATATTAAATTTATTGAGTTAAGTATTTTTTTCTCTTTTATACACACAGATAAATTTTCTATTTTTAATATTTCCATATCTAATCCTTAATTATTTCATATTGGTTTTTTATCTCATTTCCTAATAAATTCACAGATATTACCATTATAAATATTACCACACCTGGGCCTATCATCAGTTCAGGTCTACTATATATATAATCTTTCCCTTCATTTATCATCATTCCAAGTTCTGAATATGGAGCTCTTACTCCAAACCCTAAAAAAGAATAACCAGCTAAGCTAAGAATAACACCTGCAAAACTATTAAAAGCTACTATCATAATTTGTGGAGTTATATTAGGAATCAAATCCTCTTTTAAAATTCTCCATTTAGGCTTATTTAAAAGAGTACTCATTATAATAAATTCTGA encodes:
- a CDS encoding pyridoxal phosphate-dependent aminotransferase, whose translation is MKISNRALEMNFSPIRKLIPLADEAEKRGIKVYRLNIGQPNIVTPDSFFEGLNNYKEKIVTYSDSKGILKLRESFVKSYKLSGIDIDEEDILITQGGSEAILFVLMAICNEGDEVLIPEPFYSNYSSFSTFAGAKVRAIPTTIENSFHLPTQEEIEKLITPKTRAIMFSNPVNPTGTVYTKEEILMIGEIAKKHNLYIIADEVYRQFVYDNIDYTSIMKMDDLKDRVILVDSISKHYSACGARIGLIASKNHELMNYILKFCQARLCVSTIEQHAAANLINTMDSYLEDVKLKYKSRRDLLFGYLQKIPGVVCSKPEGAFYIFAKLPIDNAEKFAKWLLTDYSYDGKTILIAPGPGFYQTEGRGEQEVRFSFCTNIDDIENAMIVLRRALEEYNKKNIDN
- a CDS encoding dicarboxylate/amino acid:cation symporter yields the protein MKKNTNTLAIKMSIALVLGILAGFLCIFLRERLGVNSPTWKFINFLLFQDISAKGGEKALGLFYIVGQLFINSLQLVIIPMVYTSITLAICHISDTRKLGRISYKTLGFFLVSSIFALILAGFVGMALNLSGAFNIHIESGVNVVAGKTGSNPLLMLIQMVPNNIFAAFSQNGGVLATVFLAVSTGLCINSLGENSKYVKGFLQEINDIVIKFLTFVINVFGPIAIFVLLTRTFAAYGVEHLKPALIYVVSTTITLFLFLIFGYSILIAVSTKLNPLPFVKKAAKVALFGFSTSSSAATLPLNKKTTVEELGVNSDIASFVLPLGMTTNMNGTAIMQVIAAVFVATTAGYDLGLSNIFIIGILALIASVGTPAAPGAGAIVLFTILSGLGYVNDTAILTYSLILAINRPIEMLVTSLNVIGDSAASIYVAKSEHMLDEDVYNK
- a CDS encoding ABC transporter ATP-binding protein, encoding MEILKIENLSVCIKEKKILNSINLILEEGRVLGIVGKSGSGKTTLISSILNILDKKWSIEGKLELNIDKVALIPQDFNSAFNPLMKIKSHLYELMENISYSEKKSKAIKILKRVKINNPETVLNLYPYELSGGMLQRINIAFALLMESKLIIADEFTSSLDTITQNEILKLLYDIQKKEKKTMIVISHDLKVISDLSDDICVMKNGEIVEYGRKDEVLFSPKNEYTKKLLHNKFLKNDLNLEKLDKKILLSVENLYKSYGDKEVLKDINFKILEDSSIGIIGESGNGKTTLAKVLVGLEKQDRGEIYLYNKLLNKEFFKNNRNMIQIIFQNSVGALNPYRKIKNILGDVTKDIDKISKILLEVGLEKESLEKYPKQFSGGQVQRICIARALLSEPKLLILDEPTSSLDKSTQIQILNLLKKIKVEKNISYLIISHNLEVIESLCDSILVIYRGEIIERIKNSDEITITNEYTQKLFSLAK